Proteins co-encoded in one Terriglobales bacterium genomic window:
- a CDS encoding GGDEF domain-containing protein, translating to MHNISKYRRCLSASAWTLAAVYALVALLAKPSFELTLFGNFAQLIAYGLIAAAFASHLATTKGRVRSFWGLMASGTVLWFISRAGWAYLETIRQVDLSGPSVLDIILFLHLVPMMSALATLPHEPRKMPPMVVFSLAMVAVWWMYLYSFVVLPWQYVTPSVQLYGPTFNVLYSTEDVAFILALGVLALGSRGAWRVFYRRLLIGSLVYTLSSHIINVALDKQLYYTGCTYDIPFVLSLAAMCWAAASSTTDFGSPEVQEEGHEAPSAGWITKMAIVALLSVPLLAGWALEFSQSSEPARRFRILVSLATILALAAMLFAKQHVLSSRLRQSLDSSRQSFLELARAREALEYQATHDAMTGVMNRVTVVAALERELARASRSGKQLAAMLIDLDHFKQINDQFGHHAGDIAIVASSTRMQDCVRSHDYVGRYGGEEFLVIIPDCDEASAKHIADRMRCRISGAPVVYNGRAIEITATIGVALSEAGDTPESVLRRADLALYRGKEIGRDTVQFSAPCAASATEEVMPAKS from the coding sequence GTTGCGCTCTTGGCCAAGCCGTCCTTCGAACTGACGCTGTTCGGAAACTTTGCCCAACTGATCGCCTACGGCCTGATCGCCGCTGCCTTTGCTTCTCATCTGGCCACGACGAAAGGAAGAGTCCGTTCGTTCTGGGGACTGATGGCTTCGGGCACGGTTCTTTGGTTCATTTCCCGGGCGGGTTGGGCTTATCTGGAGACGATCCGACAGGTCGATCTTAGCGGCCCCTCGGTATTGGACATCATTCTGTTTCTCCATCTTGTCCCTATGATGTCGGCTCTGGCCACGCTACCCCACGAACCCAGGAAGATGCCTCCCATGGTGGTTTTCTCGCTTGCCATGGTGGCTGTGTGGTGGATGTATCTGTACTCGTTCGTCGTCCTTCCCTGGCAATACGTCACTCCAAGCGTCCAACTGTATGGACCCACCTTCAACGTTCTTTATTCGACGGAAGACGTCGCTTTCATCCTCGCCCTGGGGGTACTGGCTTTGGGGTCGCGCGGTGCCTGGAGGGTTTTCTACCGTCGCCTGCTGATTGGTTCGCTGGTCTACACCCTCAGTTCGCACATCATCAATGTCGCCCTGGACAAGCAGCTTTACTATACCGGCTGCACATATGACATCCCATTTGTGTTGAGTCTTGCCGCTATGTGCTGGGCCGCGGCCAGCTCCACAACCGACTTCGGCTCTCCCGAAGTCCAAGAAGAGGGACATGAGGCTCCAAGCGCCGGCTGGATTACCAAGATGGCCATTGTGGCCCTCCTCTCGGTTCCCCTGCTCGCCGGTTGGGCGTTGGAATTCAGCCAATCTTCCGAGCCGGCACGCCGTTTTCGAATTCTGGTGTCTTTAGCGACCATTCTGGCGTTAGCAGCCATGCTGTTCGCCAAGCAGCACGTCCTCAGCAGCCGCCTGCGACAATCCCTGGACAGTTCCCGGCAATCCTTCCTGGAGTTGGCGCGCGCGCGTGAGGCCCTGGAATACCAGGCAACTCACGACGCCATGACTGGAGTGATGAACCGCGTCACCGTCGTCGCTGCACTCGAACGAGAACTTGCTCGCGCCTCCCGCTCCGGCAAACAACTGGCTGCCATGCTGATTGACCTCGACCATTTCAAGCAGATTAACGATCAGTTTGGCCACCACGCCGGGGACATTGCCATCGTTGCCTCCAGCACCCGCATGCAGGACTGCGTTCGCTCTCACGACTACGTCGGGCGCTATGGCGGGGAGGAATTCCTGGTCATCATTCCCGACTGTGATGAGGCCTCGGCAAAGCACATCGCCGATCGCATGCGCTGCCGTATTTCCGGCGCCCCCGTCGTCTATAACGGCCGGGCGATCGAAATCACCGCCACTATCGGTGTAGCTCTGTCGGAAGCCGGGGACACTCCCGAATCCGTTTTGCGCCGGGCCGACCTCGCCCTTTATCGCGGCAAGGAGATCGGACGAGATACCGTCCAGTTTTCTGCACCCTGCGCTGCCTCCGCAACAGAGGAGGTCATGCCAGCTAAGTCTTAG